Proteins found in one Sardina pilchardus chromosome 3, fSarPil1.1, whole genome shotgun sequence genomic segment:
- the LOC134076105 gene encoding intraflagellar transport protein 56-like isoform X2, which yields MILSRVKPAIGGEAPVVKRVKGKGSPLVEDYLSERDYVGAITLLEFQRSIGERGEDADLWLAYCAFHMGDHKRAMQEYKALTEKPDCRPDVWVFLACTLFFLGFYKEAEEAANKAPKSQLQNRLMFHLAHKFSDEKKLMGFHQKLEDKDEDQLSLASIHYMRSHYQEAIDIYKRILLQNRDFLALNVYVALCYYKLDYYDVSQEVLAVYLQTVPNSTIALNLKACNHFRLFNGKAAEAELRNLIDISSSTDFAKELIKHNLVVFRNGEGAMQVLSPLVDVIVEARLNLVIYYLRQDDVQEAYNLTKDMEPSQPQEYILKGVVHAALGQEVGSRDHLKMAQQFFQLVGGSASECDTIPGRQCMASCFFLLRQFEDVLIYLNSIKSYFYNDDTFNFNYGQAKAAVGNFKEAEEIFLLIQSERIKNDIVYLGWLARCYIMNQRPRLAWELYLKMETSADTVGLLQLIANDCYKMGQFYYAAKAFDVLERLDPSPEFWEGKRGACVGIFQLILAGREPRETLREVLPLLRTTGNPQVEYIVRILKKWAKDNRVSL from the exons ATG ATTCTTTCCAGGGTCAAGCCAGCTATTGGTGGTGAAGCTCCAGTCGTTAAGAGAGTCAAAGGGAAAGGGTCCCCATTAGTGGAAGATTATCTCAGTGAAAGAGACTATGTGGGAGCCATCACATTACTTGAG TTCCAACGCAGCATTGGAGAACGAGGCGAGGATGCAGACTTATGGCTGGCATACTGTGCTTTTCACATGGGTGACCACAAACGAGCAATGCAG GAGTACAAGGCTTTAACAGAAAAGCCAGACTGCCGCCCAGATGTATGGGTGTTTTTGGCATGCACTCTCTTCTTCCTGGGTTTCTACaaagaggcagaggaggcagcCAATAAGG CTCCCAAGAGTCAGCTTCAGAATCGGCTTATGTTCCACTTGGCACACAAG TTCAGTGATGAGAAAAAGCTGATGGGCTTCCATCAGAAACTCGAGGACAAAGATGAGGATCAACTCAGCTTAGCCTCCATCCACTACATGCGCTCACACTACCAGGAGGCTATCGACATCTACAAGCGCATCTTACTGCAGAACAG GGACTTCCTTGCCTTGAATGTCTATGTAGCTCTGTGTTACTACAAGTTGGACTACTATGACGTCTCCCAGGAGGTCTTGGCAGTATACTTGCAGACAGTTCCAAACTCGACGATTGCCCTCAATCTCAAGGCCTGCAACCACTTCAGGCTCTTCAATGGCAAGGCAGCTGAG GCAGAACTGAGGAACCTGATTGATATATCTTCTTCCACTGATTTCGCCAAGGAGCTTATCAAGCACAATTTG GTGGTGTTCCGGAATGGAGAAGGGGCCATGCAGGTGCTTTCTCCACTTGTTGATGTGATTGTTGAGGCCAGACTTAACCTGGTCATCTATTACCTCAGACAAG ATGATGTTCAAGAGGCCTACAATCTCACCAAGGACATGGAGCCCTCCCAACCACAG GAGTACATATTGAAGGGCGTAGTACATGCAGCTCTTGGTCAAGAAGTGGGCTCT AGGGATCACTTGAAGATGGCACAACAGTTCTTTCAGCTTGTCGGAGGCTCTGCAAGTGAGTGTG ACACAATTCCTGGCAGGCAGTGCATGGCGTCTTGTTTTTTCCTGCTCCGGCAGTTTGAGGACGTGCTCATCTACCTTAACTCTATCAAG AGCTATTTCTACAATGATGACACGTTCAACTTCAACTATGGACAAGCAAAAGCTGCTGTTGGCAACTTCAAAGAAGCAGAggag ATATTCCTGTTGATCCAGAGTGAGAGGATAAAAAATGACATTGTGTACTTGGGTTGGCTGGCACGTTGCT ACATCATGAACCAGAGGCCGCGGCTTGCCTGGGAGCTCTATCTGAAGATGGAGACATCAGCTGATACCGTTGGCCTACTTCAGCTCATTGCCAATGACTGCTATAAG ATGGGACAGTTCTACTATGCCGCAAAGGCATTTGATGTCCTGGAACGTTTAGATCCTAGCCCAGAGTTCTGGGAGGGCAAAAGAGGTGCTTGTGTGGGGATCTTTCAGCTTATTCTGGCTGGCCGAGAGCCAAG AGAAACTTTGAGGGAGGTTCTGCCCTTGTTGAGAACCACAGGAAACCCACAGGTGGAGTACATCGTCAGGATCCTGAAGAAGTGGGCCAAAGACAACAGGGTGTCTCTGTGA
- the LOC134076105 gene encoding intraflagellar transport protein 56-like isoform X1, protein MILSRVKPAIGGEAPVVKRVKGKGSPLVEDYLSERDYVGAITLLEFQRSIGERGEDADLWLAYCAFHMGDHKRAMQEYKALTEKPDCRPDVWVFLACTLFFLGFYKEAEEAANKAPKSQLQNRLMFHLAHKFSDEKKLMGFHQKLEDKDEDQLSLASIHYMRSHYQEAIDIYKRILLQNRDFLALNVYVALCYYKLDYYDVSQEVLAVYLQTVPNSTIALNLKACNHFRLFNGKAAEAELRNLIDISSSTDFAKELIKHNLVVFRNGEGAMQVLSPLVDVIVEARLNLVIYYLRQDDVQEAYNLTKDMEPSQPQATGSVRLNIHQRTEYILKGVVHAALGQEVGSRDHLKMAQQFFQLVGGSASECDTIPGRQCMASCFFLLRQFEDVLIYLNSIKSYFYNDDTFNFNYGQAKAAVGNFKEAEEIFLLIQSERIKNDIVYLGWLARCYIMNQRPRLAWELYLKMETSADTVGLLQLIANDCYKMGQFYYAAKAFDVLERLDPSPEFWEGKRGACVGIFQLILAGREPRETLREVLPLLRTTGNPQVEYIVRILKKWAKDNRVSL, encoded by the exons ATG ATTCTTTCCAGGGTCAAGCCAGCTATTGGTGGTGAAGCTCCAGTCGTTAAGAGAGTCAAAGGGAAAGGGTCCCCATTAGTGGAAGATTATCTCAGTGAAAGAGACTATGTGGGAGCCATCACATTACTTGAG TTCCAACGCAGCATTGGAGAACGAGGCGAGGATGCAGACTTATGGCTGGCATACTGTGCTTTTCACATGGGTGACCACAAACGAGCAATGCAG GAGTACAAGGCTTTAACAGAAAAGCCAGACTGCCGCCCAGATGTATGGGTGTTTTTGGCATGCACTCTCTTCTTCCTGGGTTTCTACaaagaggcagaggaggcagcCAATAAGG CTCCCAAGAGTCAGCTTCAGAATCGGCTTATGTTCCACTTGGCACACAAG TTCAGTGATGAGAAAAAGCTGATGGGCTTCCATCAGAAACTCGAGGACAAAGATGAGGATCAACTCAGCTTAGCCTCCATCCACTACATGCGCTCACACTACCAGGAGGCTATCGACATCTACAAGCGCATCTTACTGCAGAACAG GGACTTCCTTGCCTTGAATGTCTATGTAGCTCTGTGTTACTACAAGTTGGACTACTATGACGTCTCCCAGGAGGTCTTGGCAGTATACTTGCAGACAGTTCCAAACTCGACGATTGCCCTCAATCTCAAGGCCTGCAACCACTTCAGGCTCTTCAATGGCAAGGCAGCTGAG GCAGAACTGAGGAACCTGATTGATATATCTTCTTCCACTGATTTCGCCAAGGAGCTTATCAAGCACAATTTG GTGGTGTTCCGGAATGGAGAAGGGGCCATGCAGGTGCTTTCTCCACTTGTTGATGTGATTGTTGAGGCCAGACTTAACCTGGTCATCTATTACCTCAGACAAG ATGATGTTCAAGAGGCCTACAATCTCACCAAGGACATGGAGCCCTCCCAACCACAG gCTACAGGCAGTGTTAGGCTTAATATACATCAGCGGACA GAGTACATATTGAAGGGCGTAGTACATGCAGCTCTTGGTCAAGAAGTGGGCTCT AGGGATCACTTGAAGATGGCACAACAGTTCTTTCAGCTTGTCGGAGGCTCTGCAAGTGAGTGTG ACACAATTCCTGGCAGGCAGTGCATGGCGTCTTGTTTTTTCCTGCTCCGGCAGTTTGAGGACGTGCTCATCTACCTTAACTCTATCAAG AGCTATTTCTACAATGATGACACGTTCAACTTCAACTATGGACAAGCAAAAGCTGCTGTTGGCAACTTCAAAGAAGCAGAggag ATATTCCTGTTGATCCAGAGTGAGAGGATAAAAAATGACATTGTGTACTTGGGTTGGCTGGCACGTTGCT ACATCATGAACCAGAGGCCGCGGCTTGCCTGGGAGCTCTATCTGAAGATGGAGACATCAGCTGATACCGTTGGCCTACTTCAGCTCATTGCCAATGACTGCTATAAG ATGGGACAGTTCTACTATGCCGCAAAGGCATTTGATGTCCTGGAACGTTTAGATCCTAGCCCAGAGTTCTGGGAGGGCAAAAGAGGTGCTTGTGTGGGGATCTTTCAGCTTATTCTGGCTGGCCGAGAGCCAAG AGAAACTTTGAGGGAGGTTCTGCCCTTGTTGAGAACCACAGGAAACCCACAGGTGGAGTACATCGTCAGGATCCTGAAGAAGTGGGCCAAAGACAACAGGGTGTCTCTGTGA
- the LOC134076718 gene encoding mitochondrial glycine transporter A-like, with amino-acid sequence MELSLAHPAIKAFMCGSLSGTCSTLLFQPLDLVKTRLQTLHNTVQPGSARVGMVTVLLSVVKTDKVLGLWKGVSPSFVRTIPGVGIYFSTYFSLKQHFFLEKGPGALEAMMLGAGARVVAGVCMLPVTVIKTRFESGRYNYSSVLGALRSVWQTEGPQALFSGLAATLLRDAPFSGLYLMFYSQSKDALPTQISSSSYAALGNFSCGVLSGVLASLVTQPADVVKTQVQVCPHLYKRTSDAVYFIYKEHGLRGFFRGGVPRCLRRTMMAAMAWTVYEQLMAQLGIKS; translated from the exons ATGGAACTATCtctg GCCCATCCTGCCATTAAGGCCTTCATGTGTGGTTCTCTAAGTGGCACCTGCTCCACGTTGCTCTTCCAGCCCCTGGACCTAGTGAAGACTCGGCTCCAGACCCTGCACAACACTGTCCAGCCAGG CTCTGCGAGGGTGGGGATGGTGACTGTGCTCCTCAGTGTGGTGAAGACAGACAAGGTCCTAGGACTCTGGAAAGGAGTGTCACCA TCTTTTGTGCGCACCATCCCTGGCGTTGGGATCTACTTCAGCACCTACTTCTCCCTGAAGCAGCACTTCTTCCTGGAGAAAGGTCCCGGGGCCCTGGAGGCCATGATGCTGGGGGCTGGGGCCCGTGTGGTGGCAGGCGTGTGTATGCTGCCTGTCACTGTCATCAAGACACGTTTTGAG agtGGGAGGTATAACTACAGCAGTGTGCTGGGGGCCCTCCGCAGCGTGTGGCAGACGGAAGGCCCACAGGCCCTCTTCTCCGGCCTGGCAGCCACACTCCTCCGAGACGCTCCCTTCTCAGGCCTCTACCTCATGTTCTACAGCCAAAGCAAGGATGCACTGCCAACAC AGATCAGCTCATCATCCTATGCAGCATTGGGTAACTTCAGCTGTGGAGTGCTGTCTGGTGTGTTAGCCTCCCTGGTGACTCAGCCTGCAGACGTTGTCAaaacgcaagtgcaagtttgTCCCCATCTCTACAAGAGAACCTCAGATGCTGTATACTTCATATACAAG GAACACGGGTTGCGTGGGTTTTTCCGAGGTGGCGTGCCTCGCTGCCTGAGGAGGACCATGATGGCGGCCATGGCCTGGACTGTGTACGAGCAGCTCATGGCTCAGTTAGGCATCAAGTCCTGA